From a single Budorcas taxicolor isolate Tak-1 chromosome X, Takin1.1, whole genome shotgun sequence genomic region:
- the LOC128069623 gene encoding melanoma-associated antigen B2-like: protein MPRGQKSKHHAREKRRQARAETQGLHDQATTSGGEETTSSSPPDTESGPSSSSAAGISKGPQGAQGTTSAAAGAVRKRSGVGRAARSRSGVGAEGQVQEGENSSQASAAAGSSHTDLLTWKAEVLVQYMLCKYMMRALIKRSEMLKAVTRRYREQFPEILSRASERMELVFGLVLKEVRPNSHCYTLVSNLDLSDSESMRGDWGLPKNGLLMPLLGVIYLNGNHAPEEKIWKFLNMLGIYDGRSHFIFGEPRKLITEDLVREGYLEYRQVPGSDPPRYEFLWGPKLLTEISKTKVLQFLAKVKDSGHTAFLSQYEEAWREEVESTGDRGAARAGPSASLRPGTVPSAAAGPSASARPRRSTSAAAGPSASARPGTFYLSRCWPFCFSPAWHCTLSRCWAFCFSPASQFYLSRCCLAWHCTLSRCWAFCFSPASQFYLSRCWPFCFSPAWHCTLSRCWAFCFSPASQFYLSRCCPASQFYLSRCWPFCFSPAWHCTLSRC, encoded by the exons ATGCCTCGTGGGCAGAAGAGTAAGCACCATGCTCGTGAGAAACGTCGCCAGGCCCGGGCTGAGACCCAGGGTCTTCATGATCAGGCTACCACATCTGGGGGAGAAGagaccacctcctcctcccctcctgatACAGAGAGCGGTCCCTCAAGCTCGTCTGCTGCTGGCATCTCCAAGGGGCCTCAGGGAGCCCAGGGCACCACCAGTGCTGCTGCAGGTGCTGTACGCAAAAGATCTGGTGTCGGGCGCGCAGCACGCTCGAGATCTGGTGTAGGTGCCGAGGGCCAAGTTCAGGAAGGGGAAAATTCCTCCCAGGCCTCAGCTGCTGCTGGGAGCTCTCATACAGATCTTCTGACCTGGAAGGCAGAGGTGTTGGTACAGTACATGCTGTGTAAGTATATGATGAGGGCGCTCATTAAGAGGTCTGAAATGCTGAAGGCAGTCACTAGAAGGTACAGGGAGCAATTCCCTGAGATCCTTAGCAGGGCCTCTGAGCGCATGGAGCTGGTGTTTGGCCTGGTGCTGAAGGAAGTCAGGCCCAACAGTCACTGCTATACCCTGGTGAGCAACCTAGATCTCAGCGACAGTGAGTCTATGAGAGGTGACTGGGGGCTGCCGAAGAATGGTCTTCTGATGCCTCTGCTGGGTGTCATCTACCTGAATGGCAACCACGCCCCTGAGGAgaagatctggaagttcctgAATATGCTGGGCATCTATGATGGAAGAAGTCACTTCATCTTTGGAGAGCCCAGGAAGCTCATCACAGAAGATCTGGTGCGGGAAGGGTATCTTGAGTACCGCCAGGTGCCCGGCAGCGATCCCCCTCGCTATGAGTTCCTGTGGGGTCCTAAATTGCTCACAGAAATCAGCAAAACGAAAGTCTTGCAGTTTTTGGCCAAGGTCAAGGACTCAGGTCATACAGCCTTCCTGTCACAATATGAGGAGGCTTGGAGAGAGGAGGTAGAGAGCACCGGAGACAGAGGTGCAGCCAGggctggcccttctgcctcacTCAGGCCTGGCACTGTACCCTCAGCCGCTGCTGGGCCTTCTGCTTCAGCCCGGCCTCGCAGATCtacctcagccgctgctggcccttctgcttcagcccGGCCTGGCACT TTCtacctcagccgctgctggcccttctgcttcagcccGGCCTGGCACTGTACCCTCAGCCGCTGCTGGGCCTTCTGCTTCAGCCCGGCCTCGCAGTTCtacctcagccgctgctg ccTGGCCTGGCACTGTACCCTCAGCCGCTGCTGGGCCTTCTGCTTCAGCCCGGCCTCGCAGTTCtacctcagccgctgctggcccttctgcttcagcccagcctggcactgtaCCCTCAGCCGCTGCTGGGCCTTCTGCTTCAGCCCGGCCTCGCAGTTCtacctcagccgctgctg cccGGCCTCGCAGTTCtacctcagccgctgctggcccttctgcttcagcccGGCCTGGCACTGTACCCTCAGCCGCTGCTAG